The window CTTCCTGAGAAGCGAGAAAGAAGGTCCTGTTTGCAGTCAGCACAAGAATTACCCTCAGAAAGAGTAGCGCTACAGGGCAGGTTGTCCTGAGGGCCGGTGAAAAGGCATCATGTAAACACAGTTTTCTTCTTAGTGAGCTCGGCTCTATCCTCTCAAGTCAGTTCAGGCTACCCCGGCTTAAGTAATCCTAGAGACCAGTGGCGGAATAGGCGGATGTTAACCAGAGGGaaacaaggaaggagaaaagcacTGGTCAAAAAAGCCCTAGAATtggcaggggtgaggtggggggaggaaacaGGCTGAGCCGGGCAGGGGCACTGAAGATGGCAGTAAGCCCACCTCTAACTGCACAGATACTGATGCCATTCACGGGGAAGAAAACGACAAAACGAGAGGACCAAATACCCAATGGGGCGGAAAAAAATGAGTCTGCATACAAATACTGTAGGCAGATTCAGGACTTTACAGAAGTAGCAAAATGCTCCATTTCcaaaaagaaggaatggaaaaactTTGTCATTCAGGGACCAGATGCCCCTGTTCCCATATCTAGCCTCTCCCACTTACCTGGCCTGGGATTTCAGGGGAGTAAAATGTAGTGTTGCTCTGGGCTCCTGCTAGTTAACCTCACCGCTCCTAAGTCGGTGAGAATTTTGCTAACCGCACAACAGAACAATTCCATTGCGTCTGGTCTAGCTAGGAACAGAAAAGTGATTCCCTTCACTGCTGTGAAATaaaccatggggaaaaaaaaataaagaatgctttCTCTTGACCAATAAGCAGTGGGTTCTAGCTTATTCATtatggtgattttcttttttccaacgtttttagaGAGGGACAGATCGGTCAAACAAGAGCAAGCCGGAGGTAACTACACCGCGGCCTTCAGGACTTTGAGGTGGTCTGGCTAATTCTCGGCCTGTATCCAGCTCCATGGCTGGCACTGCAGATGGTCTCTGCCTGGCCCTTCAAGCAAATCCTTCACATCTGGGCCATTTGCTCAGCTGGATTTGATCCCAAGGGGAAATGAAAATTGCACTTATCCTCTGGCTCCCTGGTGGCAGCTACCGCTTAGCTGCTATTTAGGATTATCTAGAGACCCCTGAGACAGATCTAGGGGAGTGGGATGAAACAGCTTATTTGAAGCactgtttttatatattcagaGAAATCAATCGGTCATGTGCCCATTAAGTGTGTTTCTTCACATCTCtgcttccctgccctccctggatTACTTCCCCTTCCTCCATACTCCCCAGCTGTGGATCCTGCTGAAAGCACTTGCCTTCTCATTTTGCCTTAATCCCGGGCTCAGGCAAATAGGATGTGGCCATACCTCACTTCAGACATGCTGCAGACTGATGTACATTTTAAGCCAAAAGGGCTGAGACTAAACGGTATATGATAAAGAGTGGCTGCTCTGGATTAAGCCGCCGGTGCTGCCTCTCCCCGGGGCATACACATCTTGTTCCCACAGTCTGCATTCAACAGCTGTTGTACAAAGATCAGCTTTCCCCAGTGAGGACTGGTCTGTTGTCTGCCTTGCTGAGACGGTAGTTGTAGAGAGACTGAGGAGTTAGGTTACATCAGTTACTAGATGTAGAGGAGTTACATCAGTTACTAGAAACTGATTCTGGTTTCTTTGGATTCTGCTCTCAGGATAAGATCAGAACAGATTAATCCTGACCCTAAGGGACAGActtgttaaaagaaaattctaggcttgaaaaatacaaagtatGGGAATTAAGGTCCTATTTTTTAAGGGGGACCCCCACTGGGCTGATAAATAGTAAAAGCCAAGCTTGTTGCTGGTACAGTGGTTTCCCTGGTCATACCTCAGGTGACCCAGACACACAAGCAGGTGAAGCCCCACAACCTCCTCCGGACAGCCCAGCTAGAGCCCAGGAACAAGCAGGAGCCGGACTGCTTCACTCTCAACAGGTTCATATTCTAGTACGTTCGCTTTACCGATGGGGGCTGAAAAGCATGGTCACCATCTCCAAGGGGTGATAGAAATCAGGGAAGTCTTACAGAGGGATTCTCAAATGGATCAACTCCTCCATGGCCCCTGCCTCCTACCATGCTTCCTGGGATCGCACCAGGATACAGCCAATAATTAAGAACATGATCGAAAGCCTGAAAGATAAATGATTTCTTTGGATTTACATTCTTCTACGAAGTACAAATGATGACTACGTGAGTCAGTATATGAGAAAAGACCCTCTTCAATGAACGCTAATTATGTGTCCCAAACCTGGATCTCCCGAAGTCACATCGCTCATTTCAGCCTACCTTCCACTTGTGCCATCTGAAAGCTGGTCTACTTCCAGCGTAAACCCTGGGAGAGGTACAGAACCCGCCACAGTTTGTCCAACACCCTGACAGTGTTTTATTTCAAACTCTGATCCTGCCttgtaattaaaaagaaaattctgccaGTCTCTGCTGCAGGAAAAACAGGTATCCAAACATACTTTCATTGAGACTCAGCAGCTagaaacacagtttaaaaagGGAGAAGTGGGTTCGTGGCTGTGCATATCAGCCACCCACCTGGGCCCAGCCATCAGCCGTGGTTGCCAAGGAGACAGCTGAAAACACCCAAGCAGGACAGGAGAGGACAAAGGTAGATCTTTCCACAGCATGATGAAAAGATGACTGACTTCACAGTTCCCAGACTCCATAGCTTCTGGCCATCTCATCAGCCATGTTTCACCCCAAGAGTCATTTTTGCCATCAGGGTTGCTGAAGCTTATGGGCCTCTCCTTGTGGCTCCTCATAGTCTTCTCCAGGTTTCAGCTGGGGCCCAGGGATCATCACCGTCTGAAAGAGCAGGAAGCTGAGTTATCTACCTTCCAGGCCCATGACTTACCCAGGAGAGATTCACCCCCACCTCCTCTATGGAGGATTCCCCTTCCCTGGTGCTGCATCACCCCCTCTCTCCACTAGGAGGAGCCCAAGAGGAGTGGCTTAAGATTGCACAGCACTCTCAAATCACCACTTACCTTAAGGATGGGCTGCTTAGGGGGTGCCCATGGGGGGATGACCTTGCCATGCATTCTCCAGCTCCCATAGGGATTTACCAGATGCTTTTCAAACACAACATACTCCAGGACATCCCTGGGCACACCTTCCTGTCCATACATCAACCGGCCAAACCGGTCATAGATGGCCAGAGTCTGAAAGGATGAAAGCAAATCTGGCCTATTAGTACtcagttggtttgttttttttttttttttccccttttctatgCCACACAACCATTCTGAAACAAccataacaaaaaattttaatgggcaGAAAAAATTACCTCGGAATTCTGAATTCAGACTAAGTGATCAACTGCTGACAGTTTACTCTTGGAGGGTTTTTAACCGGGGAAAGGGTATAggaaggtgggagagggaggatcAAGAAGGGTGGGGGAGAGTATCCTCACATCTGTCTTAGCAGAGCTAACATCTACAGTGGGAAGGGCACCCTGACAGAGCAAGGAAGACCATGGTGAACCTTTCCTTAGAGCCCACAGTCCTGGGAAGCTGTACCCAGGACTCCAGAGATAGATACCCAACCTGAGAATGAAGAAAAGCTGGGAGGAAAGCAGACTGGTGCCTCTACCTGCCGGGTGTGCATGCGGACGGTGACCTGGCCATATATGTTGCCCTGGTTCATCAGACTTGAACAGCGAACCTGAACCACCTGAGGCGGTTCTAAAGATTCTACGAAGCTCCAACGGACGGTCTTATATTTGATGTCCCAGACCATGTCCTgagggcagaggagaaaaaaTTCAACTGGGGTTTTACTTTCCTTTAGGAAAGCTGGTGCTTCTGGAATTCCACACCTGTTCTCACTTCCAGAGATACTACAGGCATCACCTAACATTTCCCACCAAATGCTTTCTTGTGCCTATTTTTTCTCacctttccaagttttttaaaaaaatatttatttatttggggggggcagagagagagaggagagagaggggcccacacaggctccacactcagcacagagcccaactccgggttcaatcccacgaccgtgagatcatgacctgagctgaaatcaagagtcagacgcctaaccgactgagccacccagacggcccACCGTTCCAAGTTTTGATTAATTTATTGCTCAAGTCCACCTTGAAACCACTCTTTTCATCTAAATCAACAAATCAAGACCCACCTACCTCCTCAAGGAACCTTCTCCAAATCAATGAAAAACATACTCCAAACTGCCAGTTAAAATACCCCATTACCCCTCccttacacttaaaatttttttccttaaaaaaacttttttttttagagagagagtgtgagctggggagaggtgcagagggagagagagagagaaccagagaatctcaagcagggtccacactcagcgcagggcccaactcagggctcaatcccataaccctagGATCATGggtgagacaaaatcaagagtcggatgctcgactgagccaccaaagcgccccaaagattttattttatttattttttttttttaattttttttttcaacgttttttttttttattttttatttttgggacagagagagacagagcatgaacgggggaggggcagaaagagagggag of the Neofelis nebulosa isolate mNeoNeb1 chromosome 16, mNeoNeb1.pri, whole genome shotgun sequence genome contains:
- the MRPL45 gene encoding large ribosomal subunit protein mL45 isoform X2, coding for MAAPTLRGWCCLSRALGWWSLQPVLVTQSTVVVPVRTKKRFTPPTYEPKYKSEKEFIEHARKAGLVIPPERLERPLHLACTAGIFDAYVPPEGDARLSSLSKEGLAQRSERLKKKVTSQLSSDHDRLHTLVTENCFPDMVWDIKYKTVRWSFVESLEPPQVVQVRCSSLMNQGNIYGQVTVRMHTRQTLAIYDRFGRLMYGQEGVPRDVLEYVVFEKHLVNPYGSWRMHGKVIPPWAPPKQPILKTVMIPGPQLKPGEDYEEPQGEAHKLQQP